Genomic window (Erythrolamprus reginae isolate rEryReg1 chromosome 3, rEryReg1.hap1, whole genome shotgun sequence):
TGCAGCACGAAATCGACCTCCCCCCTACCATCTCCCTGTCGGATGGAGAAGAGCCGCCTCCTTACCAGGGGCCCTGCACCCTGCAGCTCCGAGACCCCGAGCAGCAAATGGAACTCAACAGGGAGTCGGTCCGAGCGCCTCCCAACAGAACCATCTTTGACAGTGACCTGATAGATCATTCCGTCTACGGGGGGCCCTGCCCTCCGAGCAGCAACTCGGGCATCAGCGCGACCTGCTACGGAAGCAACAGCCGGATGGAAGGGCCTCCTCCCACGTACAATGAGGTCATTGGCCACTTCCCGGGATCTACGTTTTACCAGCACCAGCAGAACAACAGTGGGGTGCCTTCATTCCCTTCGCCTTCGCCCATCAGCAATCTCGAGAGCACAACGATGTGGAACAAGGAGAAGGACAAACAGAAAGggcaccctttttaaaaaaagagagaagaagaaaggaaaggaaacactcTGCACTTCTTGATAAATAGGAGGGGAGGTAGAATATGGAGATGGGGAGGGGCGAGTGAAACCACCTCTCCATCTCTGTGTAGTATAAATATTTACATGTTATGTTTGGTCTGAATGCACAAGCCAACAAAACTTGCAAAAACATTTCTTTGTTGAGCTCCGTTAGgaatattttgatttttccccctccctttctaaaTAAATCTACAGCAGTCCTTTCccgccccttcctcctcctcctccattctccCCCTTCCCCGTTTTTTGTATCTAGTTGAACCGCGTGTGTGGATGCTACaacttttctttgttttctttcatttaactttaaagattgaaaaaaaaatatttgcacaaAAACACTTGTTTAAAAatctgcaatatatatataaatatatatattaaaaaaaagtaagagaAACTGTATGTGTGTTGGGGTGGGAAGCAGGAGTATTTTTATATTAGAAGAGGCCTATTGAGGGGAGGAAATGATTTGTTGTGGGgggtttgtttttctttctgaaCTTAGAGAATATGAAACATGGCAACTTTTGAGAGCCATCTCAAGAAAGCATGTATGAacgttgtaaaaaaaaaagtgagaaagagaaaaacaataggaaaaaaaacaaaaaaaacaaaagcagGGGTTTagaattatttatataaatgttgAAATTTTGcactattttttaatataaatgtgtCAGTGCTTGTGTTGGTTAGAAATCTCTTAATCTGTCTACCATAAAACTGTTGACGAAAGTGCGTTGAGGTCTGAATAGATTCATGGGAGCCGGGGTGGTTGGGGGGTGGAGCTTGAAGGAGGACCGCATCTTGtgcaaaattttcttttttttaattcttcacaGTCACATAACCCTCTCTTAGACCTCTGGTAGTTCCTTGACACCTATCGACAAGTACAGACAGATGCCTATAAAAGAGACCAGAACCTATCATGTACATGTATTTCATTAACTGTGAAGGGGCTGAGCATGTATAAGAATTGCCCCTTTAAAGAAATGAACAAGGTAATGGCACCCAAGTCCCATAGTTTCCCCTTCTGTGCTTGAAGGTGTGTTTCAAAAGGGGAAGAGGCCATTTCTACGCCTGTGAGTATATGTTTCTCCATTGTTGTATTTTCTTAgtccttttttttcttgcactCGGGGGTTCATTCCCAGGCTTGTCAAGCAGCATAATGCTTACATAATCCTACATTCCCTATGAAATCattatgctttttttttaaagggaacatttaacatgtgaaattgatttgcGGCTATTGAAAACGTGAAACGATTACGATTCAAAAATGAAGAGCTTAATTGTGCAAAACGTTACTaagtttccccgaaaataagaccctgtgttacattttttgaaccctgaaataaagcaCTTGGGctcattgccatgcactcaaaagcccaatcaggagatgtcttatttggggggaaacagggtagcatcgTGTGTTATCCCAGTGGGGCTGGAATGCTGCTCATCCTGAACTTGAACAATGCCTAAGCAAGACCTTCTCCCCTTGACATCTCTTCAGCTTGTTCTCCTTCTACCGGTATAAAAGTAGATTTCGTCTCAGAGTTGAAGCCAAAGGCGAATCTCTTGCTTAGATAAACTTTCTGCTGCAGAGCTTTGAAGCACCtaggtctttttatctttttgcaAAATCAAGCCCTCCAAAAGGCATATTGGAATAGCTGttctatttttattgtttggTTAATTTCAGGAAGGCCATAAAAGCATACACAGtcattaaattattttcttttttaatgaccTGGTGATGGCTTCTAATTgtcatcatcttttttttttaataaaataatttggcGCTCTCTCTGGTTAAGATAATAAAAGGAGTGAAGGAACATCAAGATTCAGAAGTCCTTGAGATTTATAGCGCTTCTGGAAACATGGTTCAGGCGCCCTGCTTTTTGCaagatttttaaatatgttttaccAATGAAGGTTGCTCACATGCCAAAGCCATAGTCCCTGtgctgctttattttatttttattttttaaagtaggaGGAGGGACCAGTGACAAGCATATGCTTGTCCTATAGGGTCCAGAAATGGAGTTTACTCTAAAATACTTTTCGTTTATCCCACGGTTAAAGGAAGATCGGCATTGTCCTTATTTACATCTGctaatccagaggtcttcaaagttggcaacgttcagatttgtggacttcaactcccagaattctccagacagctgctggctggagaattctgggagttgaagttcacaagtctgaACGTTGCCATGTTTGGGACCCCTGTGCTAATCTGACTCTGCAGGTTTCCAAATGCAGTTTGCTAGTTCTGCCTTGCATCCTGCTAAGTGGAGGAAAGAAACCACTCATCCCACATTTCAGGTTCAAACTGAAAAGCAAGGGTTTTTTCAAAAAAGGAATAGGGAAGATATATTAATCCCCCACTAAGTCAGCATTCCACTTACCTGTTCATAGTAGTGCCATGCACTTGAGCCAAACAGTTGGGCTAAGAAAATTGCAGCTCCATCTTTCCTGGTATGAAGTTCCATCTACCTTCATGCATCACTCCATCCTAAAAGAAAAGGACGGGGTCCTGAAGACCACCCTTGCTGAATTACCTTCCTCACGACGGCAGCCTTTGATCCTtaactgttttttatttatttcagttggAGAATAGGGGAGACATGTAGATGGAAGTATTTCAGCTACTATGATGTATTCAAGGCAAAAGAGTCATGTTCAGGTTTTAGAAGCAAATCTATAACCTCTTAGCAATGTTTATCTATGTTTGCCATTTGTTATCAGGATCCTTCTGGATCAAGGGTGCATCTAACCTTCAAACAAATCAGCTCATATCATCTGCTTCTTTAAAGCGTTGTCTtgcgttctctctctttctctctctctctctctctctctctctctgtctttctctcccattttgtcttttttaatacattttttaaggTATAAAAGTCTGCTTGGTTGTTTTTAATCCACATGGCTAATTTACATATGATTTGAGTAACAGAGAGTGAAAGGCATAAATGACAAAGAGGAAGATATTGTTTAAACGTTTCCAGATCAATCTCTCTAGATAGAGTATGCACAACGTTTTAAATTTTAACTAGGAAGGTAGTCGTTTTTTCCCAAAAAATCCAAGCCATCCTAGGCAGACAACAGAGTTTTGGGCAGAGTGGAGTTTAGAAACTTGATCTTACCATATTTGCACAGACTGAGGAGAACAAGCCAATTGGTGTCTTGAGTTCCAAATTACAATCTCGATCTTTGCTGATCACTGAAGGGTATCAATATTCCTGTTTCTAATTATATCATCAGCCTTTGATCAAAACTAGGAAAAAATAGGCAATTGAGCTCACTGAATCTCACAGAACATCTTTAGCTGCTGATAAACCAGCAGTTCCCAACCTTTTTACAAAAGTAGATAATTATATGCATACAATTATGCACATACACTATATAATTTTGAAACTTTGAAACCCACATTTTCCTACACCCTGGAATATCGCCTCGCACCCCTGGTTTGGAACCGCTGTGATAAAGGAACAGCTATCAGGCCAGTTGAGAAGTTGGCAATCTTTATGGCTACATAGTTCCAGAACTAATTAGCAGGGGGAATTGTATATGTGTACAAGGAGGTGTAATTTGGTTTTTGCCAGATGCTAACTAGGAAGGTAACATAAATGAAAGATATAAAGGCAATAACTCTTGTTTTTATGCGATTTTTGTATTATTTGAAGAAGAAAGTCTTGAGAGCAATCTGAtgagttttaaagttttaaataatttgggatgctatttatatatataaagaaagaaagaaatatatatatatatatattaaagggatcgtaatgaaaatatagaaatgaaCATTTTAAGAAAATGCCACCTTTTGTGGGGGGCCTAGTAATAGACAACCTCAACTTCCCTCTATATAGCTCCTTAATAATAGCTTTACAACAACTCCAATTTGcagtttttttaaagataaaaacaaGGAATAACTCTTTATCTTCCTGTGAAAGTCAAAGAATTTATAGACTttttacaaatgtatctttcctttaTGTAACGTGTCTATTTAGTGCCTTATTAAAAGAAACAGTAagcctcccttttttttcttttgcaaatataaataaaagagggGGAGATTCTATCATTGGTAGTGATAGGAACTTCCATAATATGGGCACTTTTCTTTTAGATCAATTCttagatttcatttttttttaagtgtacaTTTAACTCTTTTACCTCCAGTTTAATATATTTATTGACATGAAGCACTCTTTGCTCATCTTTTGCCCTGTGCTTGTTAGGTAGCATAAATACCTGCTATGCACATATCCTAGCCTAGTAAGTAGTAAAATTGTGGTAGAGAATATAATCAAGAGGGTCAACCAAAAGAGACCGAAACATATCTACTGGCCTCTTGAGCCAAAATTAGTAAACAGTAatttttgtgggtttttaaaaaccttttatcATCTTCTTTTCTCACCCACCCCCACTTTCTTTGATCTGTGATTTTTACTAAACACCTATATACATAAATGCATTTTATAtgcatttacagtgatacctcatcttacaaaggcctcatcatacaaacttttcaagatacaaacccggggcttaagatttttttgcttcttcttacaaactattttcaccttacaaacccgccgccgctgctgggatgccccgcctccggacttccattgccagcgaagcagttgtttttgcgctgctgcaggggaatcccagcaggacttctgtgtttttgtgatgctgcaggggaatcccagcaggggaatcccagcagcgcaaaaacagaggtccggaggtggggttttgagggcttcggtgtttttgcaatgctgcgatttcacggatgctcccttcgctggcagtgcaaaaacgggcgcttcggctggcaaaaggggtgaattttgggcttgcacacattaatcgcttttctattgattcctatgggaaagattgttttgtcttacaaacttttcaccttaagaacctcgtcccggaaccaattaagtttgtaagacaaggtatcactgtatttaaattctCTACCATAATTAAAGAACCATCAGCATGGCTGCAAGATACTAAGTCACAGGAGtgccttgtaaaaaaaaaaagaaccaaaaTTTGGGACCGGTATTGAGTTGGCATCGTTGGGCGCATGCTAAGATCAGGGCTGTGCAATGGCATGGATTGGGGAGGGGGTGACAGACATGAGAGGTTGCCCAGAGCCTTTCTAAGTTTGTCAGTAGTGGCCCACCATAATACGATGGAAGCAAGCTTTCTTCGCTGGCTTTGTGAGGTCAGCCAAATGAAACGCTAGAAAAAAGTGGATCGTAGGAATCGTAATGAAGTGGAGGGAGTGGTTTGCACTCAGCTGCCAACTTCGTCCCTGTCTCTTCTCTCTATGTTTATCAGAAGACCTGATATGTAGCGGTGAAGAAAAGAAATGACTTTTCTATCATTGGGATGAAGTAGCTCACTTTTCTGGGTCAACTTCTATTAACTGGAGAAGATCCGGACAagaggcatggggggggggggggggatcgtgACTTTCCCAACAAACAAAATGAATAGGATTTATTACACCAGAACAAAATGAAACGTCCAACTTTGCTTATGTTTCCTGAGCTGCTAATTATCTTCTCTTCTGCTTGTGTCCATACCTCCCATGGGACTATTTAGTTGACTCAACCAAGCACATTGTTAATATCCATGATTGCTCCAGATTCATCCGTTGACTTGCCCATTTGGGCTTTCAACACCAGTCTTGGGTTAAGAAGGCCCCAGTGCAGAGGTAGggaaaggtggctcttctatgacatgtggttcgggaattctgggagttgaagtccacaagtcatagaagagccacctttgcctacccctaacCCAGTGTATCCTTATTCAGTGAGATCTCTCTTAACATTAGTTTATTAAGGTGGACTTGCTCTCCCCATTCAAGGTATTCTGGCCTCAGCCATGACAGTATCTATTACCCCATTTGTCCTTTCACTAAGATAAACTGGGAAGCTGAGTGTCCATTTTAACATAACACAAATTCAACTCCATTGGTTGCTGTTAAGCTGTTGCCTGTTTTGACAAGTATTGCTACATGGAAAGCAGATATTCGATAGCCAAAAATAATTGTGTTCCCAGGGTAACTCTGCAATTGTTTGGTTTTTGACCAATCATGAATCAACTCTAGAAATTCTGCTGGGTCACTTGCATTTTATAGAAGTGGACCATAGGAATTCAGAAAACCTGAACTCACTTGAACAAGGAGTCCCAATCTATTGGGCTTCCCTTTTTCACACCTGCTTTAAAGGTTCCCCAATCAGCTCACCTTCCTTTACCATTTTTTAATCTCTGCATCTGTTGCAAATAATTTTATGATAAAGTCCACAGCACTAATATGCCGGTAACCTTGCTTTTAaacttatgtattttttttccagtcctgCAAACATGATCCCAACACTCTTTCGCTCCTGacaaaaaatatattaagaattCTTTTGTATGTACTTTACAGAGTAgactttttcattaaaaaaaaatggaagaatatTATGAAATTAACTTTTTTCCCATTAAATTGAAAACCAAACCGAGTGGGGAAAGGAGGTTCATTAAGCTACCGGTACATGAATCTGTCTCTTTCTTGACCAACAAGCCAGAATGATAATTTGATAAAATGCCGGTAAAATGTTAACCTTTGACTATAGAATGGAGGCTGACAGCTCAGAAAGAGGTCAAATTAGCAAAATTTAATGGTGGGAAAAATAGGCTTAGTTTATATTTATCAACCTGTAAGCTACCTGCTTATGTGTTAAAAGATTTAATGGTCAGATCAGGTTATATTTTAGAAAAAATATCAATATTTCCTGGTACATAAGAAAGCCAAAAAGCATTATTAAGAGAAAATCCAGTGGAAAACAACTCTTGGGGTGGAGAATATGGATTTGGAAATAATAGTGGTGGGTTTGAGCAGGTTCTTAAAAGTATACAAGATTCACAGTTTCTACATTTGTAAATCTTAAGACTTAGAAATTGGATTTATTAAGGTAGGATGTGAAAATTGATCATAAGTGATGAGAAGAATAAAAATATCACCCTTGAGAATATCTTTTTACTTACAGCTGAATCTTGGGGAGAAAAAAACATGCATGAAATGATACctttaatggggaaaaaaatccacaaCTTTCCTTCTTTAAGcattgaattaaataaaaagcTAGATATGTAGCATAAAATTTCTAGCCAAGATGAGAATCTGTATTCTCTAGTATGATCTGTGCAAcattatacacacaaacatacatgcaCACAATTTCCCCCTGTATATGATACACAAACTAAAAGGATTGGGGAAGAAAAACTAAACTTTTCCATAAATTGTGCTTTCAGATTATTTTGCTGTAATATAGAAGCTCATGGAGTACTACGTTAAAAGTCCTGATTTGCCTGCCTTATAGTCACATttcattgtattttaatattttcttcaattTCCAGTTGCATTGCTTTTGGCTTTGAAGTTTATTATATGCAGTCCTGTATCCTGAATTTTTgttcaacttaaaaaaaaaaccttatgtaAAACAAAAGACAGCACATGCAATGCAGTACTTATCTATACTTAGCTGTTTTTGTATGAATATGTACTCTGATGCCAATTTCCACAAATCTTGTAAAATGCTTCTTGTGTAACAGTAACCAATAGTGGCAATGATATGTCATTCTATCCTTAAAAAGCtgcaatacttaaaaacaataaattttACAATACTTTGGATTCTTGCCTTTCCTTTTGTTGATGTTTCACCTAaacctgttttttcttcaaaatagcaatagcacttagacttatataccactggacaatgctttacagccctctctaagtggttacggggtaagcatattgcccccaacaatctgggtcctcattttacagaaggatggaaggctgagtcaaacctgAGTCAGTGggacttgaactgctgaactgatgGTAGCCGTCACTCTGcataagtagcctgcaatactggattttaaccactacaccatttCAAAATTTTCCACTATCGAGtctctgggtgtggcttggtagtaGTGGCagaggaaagatactgcaaaatctccattcccactccactctgggaCTAACCAAAGGTGGCAttttctggttctccaaactattgtttttaatattagatttgtgctttgtattttgttgtgagctgctccgagaggggcagcatacaagtctaataaataataataataataataataataataataataataatttttatttatttatttatttatttatttatttatttatttatttatttatttattagatttgtatgctgcccctctcaacaaatctaataaatttaaaaaacattaaaaaaaacccattattaaaccagacatacacacagtcacaccatacataaattatataggcctgggggagggagggggaatgcctcaattcccccatgcctgacggcagaagtgagttttaaggagtttacggaaggcaaggagggtaggggcagttctaatctctggggggcgctggttccagagggtcggggttcttcccctgggacccgccagacgacattgtttagtcgatgggacccggagaaggccaactctgtaggacctaatcggtcgctgggattcgtgcagcagaaggcggtcccggagaaattctggtccgatgccatgaagggctttataggtcataaccaacactttgaattgtgaccggagtgttggagtgacatggtcatacctggggaagcccatgattgctcttgcagctgcattctgcacgatctgaagtttctgaacactaattattattattattattattattattattattattattattattattattattattcaaaatttctgctaccggttctccagaacctgatggaccctgctggatttcaccactgccttaAAGTCAATTCTTACAGGGCATCTAATGAAGGCAACTTTAGCCCACAAAGTACTGTACCTattaataaaaagagagagagaggtccttGTGCTCTCAGCTTTGTTGTTTTTTGAGGCCTTTTTTTgcgcagacatttcattacccaaactaggtaacatagtTACTTTAAAAAATGTTAGTGATtgcaaaaaacatgttaaaaatatttttttaaatgccttggtaaggccacatttggaatactgcattcagttttggtcgccacaatgcaaaaaggatgttgagactagaaagagtgcagagaagagcaacagagatgactagggaactggaggctaaaatatatgaagaacgggtgcaggaactgggtaggtctagtttaatgaaaaggactgggGGAGACATGactgcagtgttccaatatctcaggggttgccacaaagaagaggaagtcaagctattctccaaagcacctgatgatagaataagaagcaataggtgggaaccaaacaaggagagaagcaacttagaaccaaggagaaatttcctgacagaacaatgaatctgtggaacagcttatctcccaaagttgtgaatgcttcaacactagaagttttcaagaagatgttgtatatttatttatttatttatttatttatttattcattcgttcatttgtttgtttgttttgtttatttatttatttatttatttatatgccgcccgtctctgtggactaggggcggctcacaacaaacagggaatacataataaaacgatttgatccaattaataataattaataataataacttttaaaatatcctaaaaattaaaagattcagttaacattcactcaataaatAATTTATTCTATACACATTTGTTGGTTagtgggggaaagatctaatgaccccaggcctggcagcaaagatgagtcttcaaacttttttggaaagcaagtagggtggaggtggtgtgaatctctggggggagctgattccagagggcctggcccccacagagaagggtctttccctaggccctgccagccaacattgtctggttggcgggaccctgagaaggccaactctgtggaacctcacctgcgctgggattcgtgcggcagaaggcagtataACCTTTTTTCtgaagtgtagggtttcctgcttaagcaggactagaagacctctaaggtcccttccaactctgttattctgttctgttctgttctattattctattctattttattctattctattctaaaagtggCATAATTAGCCAGCCTTAAAAGTTTAGGGCCTGGGACAAGGAAAGACTGAAATATCTGGAACATATTTAAATTCTGCATTGTCTGGAAAAAGCAGAGAGGAAATCTCATATTCTTCTTATTAAAGAGATGGTATGGTATGAGATTCAGTATAGAAAATACTTCCCAAAAAGTAAAGCTGGTGGAGTAATGAAATTCATTAAAACAATCTGCAGCCACCATGCACAAATGCAAACAATTTTATCATCAAGCAGTTCAAAAACAGCTGGCTATGCATATCCTTCTTGATCAAACTAAAGTGGGCTCTCCAAATTCACTATCTGGGCCATCTATGGCAGAATACAGACAAGAGAGCACAGCCCTTGTCCAATAGTATTTGCAATTATCAGAATAAAGAATATAAGGGGAGGAAATTACAAAGGGCaagcttgcaaaaaaaaatctaaacaacCTGATAGCCCATCTTTCCAgggattccattccattctcttcaCCTAAATTCTCAGGATATTCCTTTCCTTGCCATTATTTCTACCCATTTCTCAGTGGACTGGGTTTGCAGGGGGGGTTGCAGTATATTTTTAGATACGgatatagattaacagagttgggagagaccttgtagatcattaagaaccagggtggtgcagtagttagagtgcagcactgcaggctacttcagctaactcctagctgtagttcagcagttcaaatctcaccactggcccaaggttgacccagattgtttgggggcaaaaagaaaaaaagaaatttagtTAAACAGTACAATTACAAAATAAAACCTAATACAAACtaaaaataataacagaataaaaagaataagTGGCAGATGCAGAAAAGGAagagcaaaggaaaaaagaaatggaaaagaaaaaaaataagatcctagtaaagaaaaagaaaagaaacatataaagaacTAACTTGCCATTTAAACAGaacaaatataaacaattttaataacCTATCACATTCACTTAAAATGCCACAAATGATCCTATCATCCTATATTCACTCTCTTATCTATAAATAAATCCACAAAACATAATTATTTTAATCCTGATATCAGCTAAAGTCCTTCAAGTGTTACCAGAGATAGTATATTTAATTGTGATCAAATAGACCAACTTTATactcctttcttttattttgacAATCTTGATGTGTAGTCTCTTCAAACAATGTCCTAGAATCTGATTTCATTTGCATTTTTTCTTTGTTCCCTCTTCCAAAAATTTTCAAAACAAGTCTCTTTTGCAAATTCAATGTAGGAAAATTATCTAGGTTATTATTTTGGTTTATTATTTCTACATCCCTTAAAATATCAGATGgtacccttagaaacatagaaacatagaagtctgacggcagaaaaagacctcatggtccatctagtctgcctttatactattttctgtattttatcttaggatggatggatgtttatcccaggcatgtttaaattcagttactgtggatttatctaccacgtctgctggaagtttgttccaaggatctactactctttcagtaaaataatattttctcatgttgcttttgatcttacccccaactaacttcagattgtgtccccttgttcttgtgttcactttcctattaaaaacacttccctcctggaccttatttaaccctttaatatatttaaatgtttcgatcatgtccccccttttccttctgtcctccagactatacagattgagttcattaagagtACCTTGACTGGTAACTGAGTTTTGCTGCAACATTAGGATGTGTAGAGTAATAACTTGTTCCACATCATTCTTGTAGCTTGAAACTTTTAAATCCACTTTCAAATAGTCTGAATGGTTCAGGTAgaatttgtttctcttccttcatAACCTTCCCTTATAAAACTTATTTAAAATCTTGAAGACACTACTACAATTAATTTCTGGGTTCATTGTTCAAAACTATGCTTCAGTATCTACCCAATATTAAAATAGTTTACTGCATTCTTTCATTATGAGTCAAATGTGGATATACTTCTTCCTTAATTACAATATTTAATTCTCCCTAGTTTCATTTAGTGTCCAATTTTTAAAgtcttattattgttttattattttttaaatcaaagcaAAGCCATTTTCCTATAGCAATGATTCTTTATagttaattccaaaatc
Coding sequences:
- the PMEPA1 gene encoding protein TMEPAI isoform X1 → MYNLMGLNNTGGPNQPNVSCTCNCKRSLFQSMEITELEFVQIIIIVVVMMVMVVVITCLLNHYKLSARSFINRPSQGRRREENLSSDGSLWPSESTVSGNGVTEQVYTPRPTDRLAVPSFLQRDRFNRFQPTYPYMQHEIDLPPTISLSDGEEPPPYQGPCTLQLRDPEQQMELNRESVRAPPNRTIFDSDLIDHSVYGGPCPPSSNSGISATCYGSNSRMEGPPPTYNEVIGHFPGSTFYQHQQNNSGVPSFPSPSPISNLESTTMWNKEKDKQKGHPF
- the PMEPA1 gene encoding protein TMEPAI isoform X2; protein product: MYNLMGLNNTGGPNQPNVSCTCNCKRSLFQSMEITELEFVQIIIIVVVMMVMVVVITCLLNHYKLSARSFINRPSQGRRREENLSSDGSLWPSESTVSGNGVTEQQVYTPRPTDRLAVPSFLQRDRFNRFQPTYPYMQHEIDLPPTISLSDGEEPPPYQGPCTLQLRDPEQQMELNRESVRAPPNRTIFDSDLIDHSVYGGPCPPSSNSGISATCYGSNSRMEGPPPTYNEVIGHFPGSTFYQHQQNNSGVPSFPSPSPISNLESTTMWNKEKDKQKGHPF